Part of the Pseudomonas sp. ADAK13 genome is shown below.
GGTATTCGCTCGGGCAACGCAGTACCGAGAAGATGGTGCCGACCGGTGCGTTGATGTCGATGTTCGACGAACCGTCCAGCGGGTCGAATACCAACAGGTACGCGCCTTTCGGGTACTTGCCCGGGATCTGGTAGGCATTGTCCATTTCTTCGGACGCCATGCCGGCCAGGTGGCCGCCCCATTCGTTGGCTTCGAGCAGGATTTCGTTGGAAATCACGTCGAGCTTCTTCTGCACTTCGCCTTGTACGTTTTCAGTGCCCATGCTGCCCAGGACGCCGCCCAGCGCGCCTTTGGAGACGGCGTGGCTGATTTCCTTGCAAGCACGCGCCACCACTTCGATAAGGAAGCGCAGATCGGCAGGCGTGTTGTTGCTGCGGGTCTGCTCGATCAAATAGCGACTCAGGGTAACGCGGGACATGGAAGGCTCCGGAAATGGGGGGCTAAAAACCCGCGCAGTTTAACGCGAGTCGGGGCGTATTTCCTCATATGAGAGGATTTAAACCCAATAGAGTTCATGGACTTTATTTAACGTGCCACCGGCGGCTTGCGCAGCAAACTGTAGGCCATGGCGCCCAACGCCGCCACACCGAGCAGCAGCACGGCCCAAAGACCGAGCTTTTTCCAGTTCGGCCCGGCATCAATAGGCGCCGCAACCGCGGGCGATGTCACCACCACCGCCCCCGCCGCCTTGGCCTGCCCAAGCCCTGCGAGGCGTTCGACGCTGTAATCCGGGATCAACGTCGACAGCGGCAAGTTCGCCCCCTTCACCGACGGGTTGCCCAAGGCCAGGATGAACGGCGGCTCGCCCCGTGCCAGGAACACCAACTGCGTGGCGCGCACTGCAAAGCTCAAGGTCGGCGCCTCCACTCCCAGGCCACCGCCACGTTCGTCCACGTCGAGCTTGAGTTGCGCAACGGCGTGGCCCGGCAGCTGCAATTCGTTCTGTAAAACGTCCTGGCCATTTTGCGTCAGCCGGTAGAGCAAACCGCTGCTCAAGGGCTGCCAGGCCTGACTGCTTTCCCGACGCCCCGACAAGGTGACTGGCGCGAGGCTGTTGGGTTGGCTCAAGTCGATGCGCAAACGTTCGACGTTCAGCGCATTGGGCAACTGCCAGCTGTATTCGCCCGCCTTGAGACGGGTACCCGACAGTGGCTGCGACCACACCAGCGGCAACGGCAAGCTATGGGCACTGACGCTCTCCAACTGCGCCGACGTCAGCGCCGGTGCGGCCTGGCCTTTCCACAGCAGGCGCAGATAACGCGCCGATTGCCCTGGCAAACTCACTTCATGCTGCTCGACGCGCTCATCGGCAAACGACAGCCGCGCCACCTGCCCTTCGCCCCACGAGCGCCAGTGCTGCAAGTCGTCGCTGGCTTCGATGCTGAAGCGCTGGAAGCCGTCGCGCTCGCTGGTCCAGTCGAGGATCAGCTGCTGCAACGGCGCCTTGATCCCGCTGGCATCGAGCAACCAGCCGCGCAGCACTTCTTCGCCCGCTTCCAGCTGGCTCGGCGGCTGCACCTGCACCAACGTGCCGGTGGAAGTGGATTGCACGCGCACACTGGGCACGGCTTCAGCGGAGTCGGCCGCGGCGTACAGCGGGAACCACTTCACGTTGGACAGGCTGCGGCTTTCGGTGCTTTGCGCCGACTGCCGCGCCAGCGCGTAGGCCTGGGGCTCGCCG
Proteins encoded:
- a CDS encoding DUF3999 domain-containing protein translates to MGKLSVALLGLCTTCSALAQETPADFTTRVPLTVSGEGPWYRLELPLAVQLSARQADLSDVRVFNAAGEPQAYALARQSAQSTESRSLSNVKWFPLYAAADSAEAVPSVRVQSTSTGTLVQVQPPSQLEAGEEVLRGWLLDASGIKAPLQQLILDWTSERDGFQRFSIEASDDLQHWRSWGEGQVARLSFADERVEQHEVSLPGQSARYLRLLWKGQAAPALTSAQLESVSAHSLPLPLVWSQPLSGTRLKAGEYSWQLPNALNVERLRIDLSQPNSLAPVTLSGRRESSQAWQPLSSGLLYRLTQNGQDVLQNELQLPGHAVAQLKLDVDERGGGLGVEAPTLSFAVRATQLVFLARGEPPFILALGNPSVKGANLPLSTLIPDYSVERLAGLGQAKAAGAVVVTSPAVAAPIDAGPNWKKLGLWAVLLLGVAALGAMAYSLLRKPPVAR